In Pochonia chlamydosporia 170 chromosome 3, whole genome shotgun sequence, the following are encoded in one genomic region:
- a CDS encoding TIF31 protein (similar to Coccidioides immitis RS XP_001244321.1), whose protein sequence is MAAAQEVSQAHVASGEEGIKDPVNNLAGAADPDADAEPDNASEALINLTIAFPDPNAKKMQIMVSSQEQVHEVRQSIIDLPAAFRYTCFHLEYRGSKVNDFIPIAEIPDLDSEPEFRLIEDPYTEKEARIHLVRIRELIGAAGDRADIYQGVLPGLSLFESVSRQLQANADTVQEASPLKDYDFQSAASLNNLVPNSFEPGPKTVKSVALSSWNPPPCHLRQRGHLLYVVVTTNEGEQFQITSHVSGFFVNKSSNAKFDPFPRAAPKGHSAHSLLELISLISPSFAEAFQQLQEYNNQRDPLATFQITNAIPSAPWAVPSPASTICAHVADPTRPQETLLLSGVENTDTLRDWNEEFQSAKELPKETVQDRVFRERLMSKLFADYNDAATRGAVMVARGEIAPLNPTEDREAQIFVYNNIFFSFGADGVGTFTSEGGDEAARVATGKDVSGVRLVNQLDIDGLFAPATVVVDYLGKRIVGQSIVPGIFKQREPGENQIDYGAVDGKDIVAADERFAAPFAQLSKSLKVKKHPVWDKDGNRFDLEASIETKGLMGTDGRKYVLDLYRITPYDINWLEESRPKSEEGHSTTYPHRMTVLRPELVDSFARFKMKQWVDTELARHSQEKAGEITDEANGDTKGASGEELSKAQLDLSDFKFSLNPDAFSGQTPQSDGEKVQLEEDEKEVREAGNFLRNHVIPDLLRELSDSDISFPMDGQSLSRLLHKRGINVRYLGTVASQAKGERLRCLREICIQDMIARSFKHVASIYLRALPVPFTTACISHLLNCLLGYEFNAKPKAEVDLLFKSLYPDADLSFELVTPESLRASIEQQVLKRFRYKLEKNWFDTKRKVQLLRELCLKLGIQVQAKDYTFDQGAPLAPQNVDSASSQTNGQQNGESKDKKKKKKGREASPVTAAPAALNLTFSPDDVVDVVPIVKHSAPRSALAEEALEAGRLSIIQNQKKLGQELLLESLSLHEQIYGILHPEVARVYNSLSMLYYQLDDKEAAVELARKAIVVAERTVGLDSAETLLNYLNLSLFLHQVGDSRGALVYSKHALMLWKIIYGPGHPDSITTINNAAVMLQHLKQYHESRLWFEESLRVCESVFGKQSINSATLLFQLAQALALDHDSKGAVNRMRESYNIFLNELGPEDKNTKEAESWLEQLTQNAVSIAKHAKDVESRRFRSGIRFPATVPPAQQQVPGSQRLAQSSQIDSRSIDELIKFIEGGEQKSKSSKKQPGRGNPKRRGQSSTT, encoded by the exons ATGGCTGCTGCACAAGAGGTTTCCCAAGCCCATGTGGCTAGTGGTGAAG AAGGCATCAAGGATCCGGTCAACAATCTGGCTGGCGCTGCTGATCCCGATGCAGACGCTGAACCTGACAATGCTTCTGAAG CCTTAATAAACTTAACTATTGCATTTCCTGATCCAAATGCCAAGAAGATGCAAATCATG GTCTCGTCTCAGGAGCAGGTTCACGAAGTTCGACAATCCATTATCGACTTACCTGCGGCATTTCGCTACACCTGTTTTCATCTCGAGTATCGCGGTAGCAAAGTCAACGATTTCATCCCAATTGCAGAAATTCCCGACCTTGATTCCGAACCCGAGTTCCGATTAATAGAAGACCCCTATACAGAAAAGGAAGCACGAATCCATCTTGTGAGAATTCGGGAGCTCATTGGTGCTGCGGGAGACCGGGCGGACATCTACCAAGGAGTTTTGCCTGGGCTTTCTCTGTTTGAAAGCGTTTCTCGACAGCTGCAGGCGAATGCTGACACCGTTCAAGAGGCTTCGCCTTTGAAAGACTACGATTTCCAGTCGGCTGCGTCCTTGAATAACCTCGTGCCCAACTCATTTGAGCCGGGGCCAAAAACTGTCAAATCCGTTGCTCTTTCGTCGTGGAATCCTCCACCATGTCACCTGAGACAACGTGGCCACCTCTTGTACGTTGTTGTCACTACAAATGAGGGAGAGCAATTCCAGATAACGTCTCATGTGTCGGGTTTCTTCGTGAACAAGTCGTCAAACGCCAAGTTTGACCCGTTTCCGCGGGCAGCACCGAAAGGACACTCCGCGCACTCTCTTCTAGAACTTATTTCCCTTatttctccttcttttgctGAGGCATTCCAACAATTGCAGGAGTATAATAATCAACGAGACCCTCTGGCGACGTTCCAAATAACTAATGCTATCCCATCAGCACCATGGGCAGTGCCTTCTCCGGCCTCAACTATTTGTGCCCATGTCGCGGACCCCACTCGCCCACAAGAAACCTTGCTGCTCTCAGGAGTTGAGAATACAGACACGTTGCGTGACTGGAACGAAGAGTTCCAGTCTGCTAAAGAACTGCCCAAGGAGACGGTGCAAGACCGAGTGTTCCGTGAAAGATTGATGTCGAAGCTTTTCGCGGATTACAATGACGCTGCCACTAGAGGCGCTGTGATGGTAGCCAGGGGGGAAATTGCACCGCTGAACCCTACCGAAGATAGAGAGGCTCAGATATTTGTGTACAACAAtatcttcttttcctttggGGCTGACGGTGTTGGGACATTTACGTCTGAGGGTGGCGATGAGGCCGCCAGAGTCGCGACCGGAAAAGACGTTTCTGGTGTGAGACTTGTCAATCAGCTTGATATCGATGGTTTATTTGCTCCGGCTACCGTTGTTGTCGACTACTTAGGTAAGCGAATTGTTGGCCAGAGTATTGTGCCTGGTATTTTCAAACAACGTGAGCCGGGAGAAAATCAGATCGACTATGGTGcagttgatggcaaggacATTGTTGCAGCTGATGAGCGATTTGCTGCGCCATTTGCACAGCTGTCAAAATCACTCAAGGTTAAAAAGCATCCAGTCTGGGATAAGGACGGGAATCGCTTCGACCTGGAAGCCAGTATCGAGACAAAGGGCCTTATGGGAACTGATGGACGAAAGTATGTCTTGGATCTTTATCGAATCACGCCTTATGATATCAACTGGCTTGAGGAATCGAGGCCAAAATCTGAGGAGGGTCATTCAACGACTTATCCACATCGTATGACCGTTCTTCGTCCTGAGCTTGTTGACTCCTTCGCTCGCTTCAAAATGAAGCAATGGGTTGATACTGAGCTTGctcgccacagccaagagaaGGCAGGGGAAATCACTGATGAGGCCAACGGTGATACCAAGGGAGCTTCCGGTGAAGAACTTTCCAAAGCACAACTCGATCTCTCTGACTTCAAATTTTCGCTCAATCCAGATGCTTTCAGCGGCCAAACGCCTCAGTCAGATGGGGAGAAGGTGCAACTagaggaagacgagaaagaGGTGCGGGAAGCCGGAAACTTTTTACGAAACCACGTCATTCCTGATCTATTACGAGAGCTCTCCGACTCTGACATTAGCTTCCCCATGGACGGCCAGTCACTAAGTCGATTACTGCATAAGCGAGGCATTAATGTTCGGTATCTCGGAACCGTAGCATCTCAGGCCAAGGGGGAGAGACTACGTTGTCTCCGGGAAATTTGCATTCAGGACATGATAGCGCGTTCGTTCAAGCATGTCGCCTCGATTTATTTGCGAGCCCTCCCCGTTCCTTTCACCACAGCCTGTATATCACACCTTCTGAATTGTTTGCTTGGGTATGAGTTTAATGCGAAGCCCAAAGCGGAAGTTGACCTCTTGTTCAAATCTCTGTATCCCGACGCAGACTTGTCTTTTGAGCTGGTTACTCCTGAAAGCCTTCGGGCCAGCATAGAACAGCAAGTGCTTAAGCGCTTCAGAtacaagttggagaagaattGGTTCGATACAAAGCGCAAGGTTCAGTTATTACGTGAGCTCTGCCTGAAGCTTGGTATTCAGGTACAGGCAAAGGACTACACTTTCGACCAGGGGGCGCCGCTCGCGCCACAAAATGTGGACAGCGCTTCAAGCCAGACAAACGGACAGCAAAATGGAGAGTCgaaggataagaagaagaagaagaagggccGGGAAGCATCACCTGTTACAGCTGCACCTGCGGCTTTGAATTTGACATTTTCTCCTGACGACGTGGTTGATGTCGTCCCCATTGTCAAGCACTCTGCGCCCCGAAGCGCATTAGCAGAGGAAGCACTCGAAGCTGGACGTCTCTCTATAATTCAAAATCAGAAAAAGTTGGGTCAAGAACTTCTTCTTGAGTCGCTGTCACTTCATGAGCAGATTTACGGCATTCTTCACCCGGAAGTTGCCAGGGTATACAACAGCTTGTCGATGTTGTACTACCAGCTGGATGATAAGGAGGCGGCTGTAGAGTTGGCAAGAAAGGCTATTGTCGTCGCTGAACGAACTGTTGGACTTGACTCTGCTGAGACACTGCTCAACTATCTTAACTTGAGTCTGTTTTTGCATCAAGTGGGAGATAGCCGGGGAGCCTTGGTTTACTCGAAACACGCGTTGATGCTTTGGAAAATCATCTATGGACCCGGCCACCCTGACTCCATCACAACAATCAACAACGCGGCGGTTAtgcttcaacatttgaagcaaTATCATGAGTCAAGACTTTGGTTTGAAGAGTCGCTTCGTGTGTGTGAATCTGTGTTTGGCAAACAATCGATCAACTCGGCCACGTTGTTATTCCAGCTGGCACAAGCTCTTGCTTTAGACCACGACTCAAAAGGCGCGGTGAACCGCATGCGTGAGTCGTACAATATCTTCCTCAACGAACTTGGACCAGAGGATAAGAACACGAAAGAGGCTGAAAGCTGGCTCGAGCAGCTGACCCAGAATGCCGTATCAATCGCCAAGCATGCCAAGGACGTCGAATCCCGACGTTTTCGATCTGGTATACGCTTTCCAGCTACTGTGCCTCCCGCCCAACAACAGGTCCCTGGGTCACAGCGTCTGGCTCAGTCGTCACAAATCGATTCACGAAGTATAGATGAACTCATCAAATTCATCGAAGGAGGGGAACAAAAGTCCAAATCCTCCAAGAAACAGCCTGGTCGAGGAAACCCAAAGCGGAGGGGCCAGTCCTCCACCACCTAG